GCCAGAGGGGATATGAGGCGCGCGGTGAATTCCCTGCAGGTGGCCGCGTCGCTCGGTAAACAGATAACAATGGATGTGATCTTCCAGACTACCGGTCTTGCCAAACCTGAGGAAATAAAGAAGATGCTTGAGGCCGCACTTGGAGGGAGTTTCACCGGTGCGAGGGATATGCTCGACGATATCATGATCACATACGGTCTGTCCGGGCAGGACATAATACGGCAGATACATTCCTCATTCTTCAGCCTCAGCATAACCGATTCCGAAAAGGTTAAGCTGATGGATAAAACGGGAGAGATCGAATTCAGGATAGTGGAAGGGAGCAACGAAAGGATACAGCTCGAAGCACTGCTGGCATATCTCGTGATGGTGGGCGGGAGCAAAAGATAAGGGGGGTTTTCAGGTGGAGAGAAAGGATCTTTACGACGCGGTATGGAAAAGAAGGTCGGTTAGAAAATATCTTGACAGGCACATAGAGGGAGATAAGATCGAGATCCTCAGAGAGTCCGTACGCTCTCTCAACGAGGCCTCCGGGCTGACAATAGAATTTGTGGAAGACAGCGATTCCTTCCACTCGATCAAGACCTTCAGGTTCAAGAATGTCCGTTCTGTGATCGTGCTCAAAGGGAAAGCGAATGATCCGGACCTGTACGAAAAATGCGGATATTACGGGGAACATATAGTGCTGGAGGCAACGTCTCTCGGACTCGGCACCTGCTGGGTTGCCTTGACCTTTAACAAGAAAAGCGAATCGTTGAACATAAAAGGCGATGAGGAAATGGTATGCGTGATATCTGTAGGCTACGGCGCGGAAGCTATGGCCGAGCCGACATCTGTGCCGGACACACCGCACCGCAAGACAAAGAGCGTGTCCGATTTCCTTAACGGCAACACCAATGTTCCGGATTGGGTGACCGCGGGCGTTAAAGCGGCACAATTCGCGCCCACTGCGATGAACCGTCAGAGGACCAGATTCCATTTTGTCGATGGAACGCTTTCCGCAGAGACCCCCGGAGGCAGACTGAACATGGTCGACTTTGGTATAACCAAGTTCCACTTTGAGCTGGCAGCCGACGGAAATTTCGAACTGGGTTCCCCCTGCACATTCGGGAAGAACTGATCAATATCTGTTGTCGAATATGCGATTGGTCTTCTTCTCGCTCCTCGGAAGATCCCCTATGTTGACCGCTTTTGGTATGACCATAACGCCTATGGTCTCCTTGAGCCGTTTGGCGGTCTCTTTCTCTAGCGCCGGCCTCTTTTCCTCAGGAAGCTTTGTTTCGAAGAACACAGTGATTATGTCCTTTCCCTCCAAATGATCGATCATCACTTGGTATTCGCTTTCGACATCCTCCATCTTGCTCAGCACGCCATCGAACTGGGCGGGGAATATGTTGGTCCCTTTCACCTTGACCATGTCGTCCGTCCTTCCTGTTATGATATCGATCCGCGGATACCTGGATCCGCAGGGACAGTCCCCTGTCATTATCCTTGTAAGGTCATGGGTCCTGTATCTTATCAGGGGCGCCCCCTCCTTAAGAAGGGTGGTGATCACCAGTTCCCCCACCTGGCCGTCCGGAAGCACCTTACCCGTCTTCGGATCTATTGTTTCAAAATAGAGATAGTCATCC
This sequence is a window from Candidatus Methanoplasma cognatum. Protein-coding genes within it:
- a CDS encoding nitroreductase family protein: MERKDLYDAVWKRRSVRKYLDRHIEGDKIEILRESVRSLNEASGLTIEFVEDSDSFHSIKTFRFKNVRSVIVLKGKANDPDLYEKCGYYGEHIVLEATSLGLGTCWVALTFNKKSESLNIKGDEEMVCVISVGYGAEAMAEPTSVPDTPHRKTKSVSDFLNGNTNVPDWVTAGVKAAQFAPTAMNRQRTRFHFVDGTLSAETPGGRLNMVDFGITKFHFELAADGNFELGSPCTFGKN